In Macadamia integrifolia cultivar HAES 741 chromosome 12, SCU_Mint_v3, whole genome shotgun sequence, the following are encoded in one genomic region:
- the LOC122058148 gene encoding scarecrow-like protein 8: protein MSSGYPGGGDFYNSTGIGGGSAAINNGQVRYRSQLGGILRDVSSPTIFPRRTEMVAKRPLPELDIQYHLQQLQQQQQQQHQHQHQQQQLGGGAFLRSVKQRSYHHASPISPLSPGDFSPPDAPAAPFTLSGRYGLPLVQQLRPQSINPNPNINHHQSNVPSCNPSLSGLSLTNSLLPNNNNRPVALDSEPESEKKMRNRLQELEKQLLDDVDEDEGDAASVITNSNSEWSETGNLIGTPNQNQNQNQNQNQNQNQKPLSPSPTSSSSSSSSSSASGSSKQSFLDVAAAISEGKIEAAAATLARLKQVSNARGDPEQRLTAYMVSALQSRVNPSENPPPVAELGSNEHMIATQMLYEASPCFKLGFMAANLAILEATRDQPNNVHVVDFDIGQGIQYMSLIHALSERQSGKPTTVKITTIIEPGSNQNEEGLRVVGDRLKKLADKLGVNLKFNAVSRRITDLDRDSLGCDADEALAVNFAFKLYRMADESVSTENPRDQLLRMVKGLSPRVVTMVEQEMNTNTAPFGARVAEACGYYGALFDSLDLTISRDGAERVRVEECLGRKAANTVACEGRERVERCEVFGKWRARMGMAGFEARPLSQQMADSLRAKLISLTRNNPSFTIKLEAGGICLGWMGRVLTVTSAWR from the coding sequence ATGTCGTCTGGGTACCCAGGCGGTGGCGATTTTTACAACTCTACCGGGATCGGCGGTGGATCGGCTGCGATTAACAATGGCCAAGTTCGGTATAGATCTCAACTTGGAGGAATTCTTCGTGATGTGTCTTCTCCGACGATCTTTCCACGGAGAACTGAGATGGTTGCGAAGCGACCGCTTCCAGAACTAGATATACAGTACCACCTGCAACAActgcaacagcaacagcaacagcaacatcaacatcaacatcaacaacagCAGTTGGGAGGAGGTGCGTTTCTAAGGTCCGTCAAACAGAGGAGTTACCACCATGCGTCTCCCATATCTCCTCTTTCTCCGGGCGATTTCTCCCCACCGGATGCTCCTGCTGCGCCGTTCACTTTATCAGGAAGGTACGGACTCCCCCTTGTGCAACAACTTCGGCCGCAGTCCATTAACCCCAACCCCAACATCAACCATCACCAAAGTAACGTCCCTTCTTGTAACCCTTCTCTGTCTGGATTATCCTTGACTAATTCTCTACTACCCAACAACAATAACCGACCCGTGGCTTTAGATTCGGAGCCTGAATcagaaaaaaagatgagaaaTCGGCTTCAAGAGCTGGAGAAACAGCTTTTAGATGATGTCGATGAAGACGAAGGAGATGCCGCTTCGGTTATTACTAACAGCAACAGTGAGTGGAGCGAAACCGGGAATCTGATCGGCACCCCCAaccagaatcagaatcagaaccagaaccagaaccagaaccagaaccaaaaGCCTCTCTCGCCTTCCCCAACCTCATcatcgtcttcgtcttcttcttcttcagcttCTGGTTCTTCGAAACAGTCTTTTCTTGACGTCGCTGCCGCCATTTCCGAAGGAAAGATTGAAGCAGCGGCGGCGACTCTTGCACGGCTAAAACAGGTCTCGAACGCCAGAGGAGATCCGGAGCAGAGGCTAACGGCTTACATGGTGTCTGCCCTCCAGTCCAGAGTCAACCCATCTGAGAATCCTCCGCCGGTGGCGGAGCTCGGCAGTAACGAGCACATGATTGCTACCCAAATGTTGTATGAAGCCTCCCCCTGTTTCAAACTAGGGTTCATGGCGGCCAATCTCGCCATCCTTGAAGCCACAAGAGACCAGCCCAATAATGTCCACGTCGTGGACTTTGATATCGGACAGGGAATCCAGTACATGAGCCTCATCCATGCTCTTTCAGAGCGACAATCCGGCAAACCCACCACCGTGAAGATCACCACCATCATCGAACCTGGCAGCAATCAAAACGAAGAAGGGTTACGAGTTGTGGGTGATCGCCTGAAAAAGCTCGCTGACAAACTAGGCGTCAACCTAAAATTCAATGCCGTGAGTCGTAGAATCACTGATCTGGACAGGGACTCACTGGGTTGCGACGCCGACGAGGCACTGGCGGTGAATTTCGCGTTCAAGCTCTACAGAATGGCGGACGAGAGTGTATCAACGGAGAACCCTCGAGACCAATTGCTCAGAATGGTGAAAGGGTTATCCCCTCGGGTGGTGACGATGGTAGAGCAAGAGATGAATACCAACACAGCACCGTTCGGAGCTCGAGTTGCAGAGGCCTGCGGTTACTACGGTGCCCTGTTTGACTCACTCGACTTGACGATTTCACGAGACGGTGCAGAACGAGTCCGTGTAGAAGAGTGTTTGGGGAGGAAAGCGGCGAACACGGTGGCGTGTGAAGGAAGGGAACGAGTAGAGCGGTGCGAGGTTTTTGGCAAGTGGAGGGCTCGGATGGGGATGGCTGGATTCGAGGCGAGACCACTGAGTCAACAGATGGCCGACTCGTTACGTGCCAAACTCATATCGCTTACTCGGAACAACCCGAGTTTCACCATAAAGCTAGAAGCCGGAGGGATCTGTTTGGGATGGATGGGTCGAGTTCTCACCGTCACATCTGCTTGGCGTTAA